A DNA window from Microcystis aeruginosa NIES-843 contains the following coding sequences:
- a CDS encoding (Fe-S)-binding protein: MQTSEHSVNFQELIDQKNQGFDPKNPPAQELIDSCVHCGFCLSTCPSYRVIGKEMDSPRGRIYLMNAINKGEAVLDETTSQHFDTCLGCLACVSTCPSGVQYDQLIAAVRPQVERNQPRSFKDKIIRFLIFNLFPYPLRLKLFLPFLWLYQTLGLQTLVRKSGILKMLFPRLAAMESILPKITLSSLFKNYADVIPSQTEKRYRVGVVLGCVQRLFFSPVNEATVRVLTANGCEVVIPKTQGCCAALPAHQGQEKQAQSLARQMIDSFAETEVDYIIINAAGCGHTLKEYHHILADDPEYKDKAKEFVAKVRDAQEFLAAVGLTADLSAITETELTLVYQDACHLLHGQKISVQPRQLLQKIPNINLKEPIDAALCCGSAGVYNMLQPDTADELGQQKVRNLLNTGAAVIASPNPGCSLQIKKHLQLQGKDTPVIHPIELLDYAIRGLKIS; encoded by the coding sequence ATGCAAACCTCCGAGCATTCCGTTAACTTTCAAGAATTAATCGACCAAAAAAATCAAGGATTTGACCCCAAGAATCCCCCTGCCCAAGAATTAATCGATAGTTGTGTTCACTGTGGTTTTTGTCTATCTACCTGTCCCAGTTATCGAGTCATTGGCAAAGAAATGGACTCCCCCCGGGGCAGAATTTATCTGATGAATGCCATCAACAAAGGGGAAGCAGTTTTAGACGAAACCACTAGCCAACATTTTGATACTTGTTTAGGCTGTTTAGCCTGTGTTAGTACCTGTCCATCGGGAGTACAATACGATCAATTAATCGCCGCAGTTCGTCCGCAAGTGGAACGCAATCAACCCCGCAGTTTTAAAGATAAAATTATTCGTTTTCTCATTTTTAATCTCTTTCCCTATCCCCTCCGTCTCAAATTATTTTTACCCTTCCTCTGGTTATATCAAACCCTGGGATTACAAACCCTAGTCAGGAAATCGGGTATCTTAAAAATGCTCTTTCCCCGTCTAGCGGCGATGGAATCAATTTTACCCAAAATTACCCTGTCCTCTTTGTTTAAAAACTATGCCGATGTTATTCCCTCCCAAACTGAAAAACGCTATCGAGTGGGAGTAGTTTTAGGTTGTGTGCAGCGCCTCTTTTTCTCGCCGGTAAATGAAGCAACAGTGCGGGTTTTAACTGCCAATGGTTGCGAAGTGGTTATCCCAAAAACCCAGGGTTGTTGTGCCGCTTTACCCGCACATCAAGGACAGGAAAAACAAGCACAAAGTTTAGCCAGACAAATGATCGATAGTTTCGCAGAAACCGAGGTTGATTATATTATTATCAATGCGGCGGGTTGTGGTCATACTCTCAAGGAATATCATCATATTTTAGCCGATGATCCTGAATATAAAGATAAGGCTAAGGAGTTTGTGGCTAAAGTACGCGATGCCCAAGAATTTTTAGCCGCAGTGGGTTTAACTGCTGATTTATCCGCGATTACCGAGACAGAATTAACCCTAGTTTATCAAGATGCCTGTCATCTTTTACACGGACAAAAAATCTCCGTGCAACCACGGCAATTATTGCAAAAAATCCCCAATATTAACTTAAAAGAACCTATCGATGCGGCCTTGTGTTGTGGCAGTGCCGGAGTTTATAATATGCTACAGCCAGATACTGCCGATGAATTAGGTCAGCAGAAGGTACGCAATTTATTAAATACTGGGGCTGCGGTGATTGCTTCTCCTAATCCGGGTTGTTCCCTACAAATTAAAAAACATCTACAATTACAGGGAAAAGATACACCCGTTATTCATCCCATCGAATTATTAGATTATGCGATTCGCGGGCTGAAAATTTCCTAG
- a CDS encoding FAD-binding oxidoreductase: MTAIAVQITSILPPDTTVITWQQVPKEEQERLSRAIRGKSPEIIVYPANTTALSSLVRFTNENRLSLLAYGQGSKLDWGGLVESPDILVSTQNLNRIIDHARGDLTITVQAGLKLADLQVFLAPSGQFLPLDPSYADNATIGGIIATADAGTWRQRYGGVRDLILGFSFIRHDGEIAKAGGRVVKNVAGYDMMKLFTGSYGTLGIIDQITLRLYPETANSETLIITGNSENISKLSQVIRQSALTPTVAECLNPGMTQALGLGEKVALLLRFQSIPESISEQSQQVSYLGQQLDCQTNYYRDEEEISLWQRYRKTMDNSGQEGNFFGKIGLLPSNLALVIDQINGLASINISSGVGKVILKSEENLDKIRSLCSANHGYLTVLTAPPSLKEKIEPWGYTGNAITMMKTLKTKFDPHGIFSPERFLNKI; encoded by the coding sequence ATGACTGCGATCGCTGTTCAGATAACTTCTATTTTACCCCCCGACACGACAGTTATCACCTGGCAACAAGTGCCAAAAGAGGAACAAGAAAGATTATCAAGGGCAATTAGGGGCAAAAGTCCTGAAATTATAGTTTATCCCGCTAATACAACCGCTTTATCCTCTCTGGTGCGTTTTACCAACGAAAATCGTCTGTCTTTACTGGCCTACGGTCAAGGCAGTAAATTAGATTGGGGTGGGTTAGTCGAGTCGCCCGATATTTTAGTTAGTACCCAAAATCTCAACCGGATTATTGACCATGCTAGGGGAGATTTAACTATAACCGTGCAAGCTGGGCTTAAACTAGCGGATTTACAGGTTTTTTTAGCTCCTAGCGGTCAATTTCTTCCTCTTGATCCCAGTTACGCCGATAATGCCACGATTGGCGGTATTATAGCCACAGCCGACGCGGGAACATGGCGGCAAAGATACGGTGGTGTCCGGGATCTGATCCTAGGATTCTCCTTTATCCGTCACGATGGCGAGATTGCTAAAGCTGGAGGGCGTGTGGTCAAGAATGTGGCGGGATACGACATGATGAAGCTATTTACGGGTTCCTACGGCACTTTAGGGATTATCGATCAGATTACCCTACGACTGTATCCCGAAACTGCTAACTCAGAAACCCTGATAATCACTGGAAATAGCGAAAATATTAGCAAATTGAGTCAAGTTATTCGGCAATCGGCCTTAACTCCCACCGTGGCTGAATGTTTAAACCCAGGGATGACGCAAGCACTAGGATTAGGGGAAAAAGTCGCTTTACTGCTGCGTTTTCAAAGCATTCCCGAAAGTATTAGCGAACAATCGCAACAGGTGAGTTATTTAGGGCAACAGTTAGACTGTCAGACTAATTATTATCGGGATGAGGAAGAAATTTCTCTATGGCAAAGATACCGAAAAACAATGGATAATTCCGGCCAAGAGGGCAATTTTTTCGGCAAAATAGGATTATTACCTAGCAATTTAGCTCTAGTTATCGACCAAATTAACGGACTAGCCTCGATTAATATTAGTAGTGGGGTGGGTAAAGTTATCTTAAAATCGGAGGAAAATCTTGACAAAATTCGCTCTTTATGCAGTGCAAATCACGGTTATTTAACGGTGTTAACCGCACCCCCATCGCTAAAAGAAAAAATTGAACCTTGGGGCTATACAGGTAACGCGATTACCATGATGAAAACCCTAAAAACTAAATTCGATCCTCACGGTATTTTTAGTCCTGAACGCTTTCTTAACAAAATCTAA
- a CDS encoding aspartate aminotransferase, which yields MSVNWTNSRAKRLSALPPYVFARLDELKALARKEGLDLIDLGMGNPDGAAPRPVIEAAIQAFETPQFHGYPPFEGTASFREAIAKWYDRSYGVELNPDNEALPLLGSKEGLSHLALAYVNPGDVVLVPSPAYPAHFRGPLIAGATLYPIILKAEQDWLIDIDSIPEDVAKRAKILYFNYPSNPTAAIAPREFFEKIVAWARHYEIMLVHDLCYAELSFDGYQPTSLLEIPGAKEISVEFHTLSKTYNMAGWRVGFVVGNSDIIQGLRTLKTNLDYGIFSVIQKAAETALQLPDEYVKQVQERYRQRRDFFIKGLGQLGWDIPPSKATMYLWVPCSVGMTSTDFALTVLQKTGVVVTPGNAFGEGGEGYVRVSLIADMPRLGEALQRLEDAGIRYQ from the coding sequence ATGAGTGTAAATTGGACGAATAGCCGCGCCAAGCGATTAAGTGCCTTACCCCCCTACGTTTTCGCCCGCTTGGATGAATTAAAAGCCTTAGCCCGCAAAGAAGGACTAGATTTAATCGATTTAGGCATGGGCAACCCGGATGGTGCTGCCCCGCGTCCAGTTATCGAAGCGGCCATTCAAGCTTTTGAAACCCCCCAATTTCACGGTTATCCACCCTTTGAAGGAACCGCCAGCTTCCGAGAGGCGATCGCTAAGTGGTATGATCGCTCTTATGGTGTGGAACTCAATCCCGATAACGAAGCTTTACCGCTGCTAGGTTCCAAAGAGGGCCTATCTCACCTGGCTTTGGCTTATGTTAACCCAGGTGATGTAGTCTTGGTTCCCAGTCCCGCCTATCCCGCCCATTTTCGCGGTCCCTTGATTGCCGGGGCGACGCTATACCCGATCATTTTAAAAGCGGAACAGGATTGGCTGATAGATATCGATTCTATCCCCGAAGATGTGGCTAAACGGGCGAAAATCCTCTATTTTAACTATCCCAGTAACCCCACCGCCGCCATTGCCCCCCGGGAATTTTTTGAAAAAATCGTTGCTTGGGCCCGGCACTATGAGATTATGCTCGTCCACGATCTCTGTTATGCTGAATTGAGTTTTGATGGTTATCAGCCCACCAGTTTATTAGAAATTCCGGGGGCAAAAGAGATTAGTGTCGAATTTCATACCCTCTCGAAAACCTATAATATGGCCGGGTGGCGCGTCGGTTTTGTCGTGGGCAATTCCGATATTATTCAAGGGTTACGCACCCTGAAAACCAATCTCGATTATGGCATCTTTTCCGTCATCCAAAAGGCGGCCGAAACCGCCCTACAACTGCCGGATGAATACGTCAAACAAGTACAGGAAAGATACCGGCAGCGACGAGATTTTTTCATCAAAGGTTTGGGGCAATTAGGTTGGGATATTCCCCCCTCTAAGGCGACAATGTATCTCTGGGTCCCCTGTAGCGTCGGTATGACTTCCACGGATTTCGCCCTTACTGTTTTGCAAAAAACTGGTGTCGTTGTCACTCCGGGCAATGCTTTTGGAGAGGGAGGGGAAGGTTATGTGCGCGTCAGTTTAATCGCCGATATGCCGCGATTAGGGGAAGCTTTACAGCGCCTCGAAGATGCGGGAATTCGCTATCAGTAA
- the radC gene encoding RadC family protein, which yields MTYSLRIADIPVSERPRERLISVGAKNLSNAELLAILLATGQGKGKLSAVGLGQHILNELSKYRRDPLDVLRDIHPQELTAIHGIGPAKATTILAAIELGKRAFQRRPTEKMVIDSPDTAAAILGHELMYQSQERFAVILLDVKNQLIALKVITIGTATETLVHPREIFREVVKQSATKLIIAHNHPTGSLVPSQDDILLTEQLLQGATYLAIPLLDHLILGNGNFQSLRQITDLWEKYPQED from the coding sequence ATGACCTACAGCTTAAGAATTGCCGATATTCCTGTCAGTGAAAGACCAAGGGAACGTTTAATCAGTGTCGGGGCAAAAAACCTCAGTAACGCCGAATTATTAGCGATTTTACTGGCTACAGGTCAAGGTAAGGGGAAACTCTCGGCGGTGGGTTTAGGACAGCATATTCTCAACGAATTGAGTAAATATCGCCGGGATCCTTTGGACGTTTTGAGGGATATTCACCCCCAAGAATTAACCGCTATTCATGGCATTGGACCGGCTAAGGCTACTACTATTCTAGCGGCGATCGAATTGGGAAAACGGGCTTTTCAACGACGACCGACGGAAAAAATGGTTATCGATAGTCCCGATACCGCTGCCGCTATCCTTGGCCACGAACTAATGTATCAGTCTCAGGAACGTTTCGCCGTTATTTTACTCGATGTCAAAAATCAGTTAATCGCACTCAAAGTGATTACTATCGGCACAGCCACGGAAACACTGGTACATCCGCGAGAAATCTTTCGAGAAGTGGTTAAACAATCAGCTACTAAGTTAATTATCGCCCATAATCACCCCACCGGGTCACTTGTGCCTAGTCAAGACGATATTTTACTCACAGAACAATTATTACAGGGGGCCACCTATCTAGCCATTCCTCTCCTAGATCATTTGATCCTCGGTAATGGCAACTTCCAAAGTCTTCGCCAAATCACGGATCTTTGGGAAAAATATCCCCAAGAAGATTAG
- the purM gene encoding phosphoribosylformylglycinamidine cyclo-ligase, producing the protein MDYKEAGVDVEAGRAFVEKIRQNVESTFRPEVIGGLGGFGGYFQLPSGYRQPVLVSGTDGVGTKLKIAHSLNCHDTVGIDLVAMCVNDVLTSGAEPLFFLDYLATGKLEASQLAAVVSGIARACRDSGCTLLGGETAEMPGFYSAGEYDLAGFCVGIVEKSQLLDGSKVQIGDVAIGLASSGVHSNGFSLVRKIIDTQGLNWQDCPEILAGSSLGEVLLTPTRLYVKPVLELLRSGLDIHAMAHITGGGIPENLPRCLGKGHSVQIYCESWPVLPIFHWLAQMGSVNAEAMFNTFNMGIGFVIIVPSDLARSTINQLQSSGINAYQIGEVIAGKGEIVGLD; encoded by the coding sequence ATGGATTATAAAGAAGCGGGCGTGGATGTGGAAGCGGGACGCGCTTTTGTCGAGAAAATTCGCCAAAATGTGGAAAGTACCTTCCGTCCCGAAGTTATCGGCGGTTTAGGCGGTTTTGGGGGCTATTTTCAGTTACCTTCCGGTTATCGGCAACCGGTGTTAGTATCGGGAACTGATGGTGTGGGAACCAAGCTGAAAATTGCCCATAGTCTCAATTGCCATGATACGGTGGGAATTGACCTCGTGGCCATGTGCGTCAACGATGTCTTAACCTCTGGGGCTGAACCTTTATTTTTCTTGGATTATCTGGCCACCGGTAAACTGGAAGCGTCACAGTTAGCAGCGGTGGTATCGGGAATCGCTAGGGCCTGTCGTGATAGTGGTTGTACTCTTTTGGGAGGGGAAACGGCGGAGATGCCGGGGTTTTATTCGGCCGGAGAGTACGATTTAGCGGGTTTTTGCGTCGGTATTGTCGAAAAAAGTCAATTACTCGACGGCAGTAAGGTGCAAATCGGCGATGTGGCTATCGGTTTAGCCAGTAGTGGGGTTCACAGTAACGGTTTTAGTCTTGTTCGTAAGATTATCGACACCCAGGGCTTAAATTGGCAAGATTGCCCCGAAATTTTGGCCGGCTCTAGCTTAGGTGAAGTTTTGTTAACTCCCACTAGACTTTATGTTAAACCTGTGCTAGAACTGCTGCGCTCTGGGTTAGATATTCACGCCATGGCCCACATTACTGGGGGGGGCATCCCGGAAAATTTGCCCCGCTGCTTAGGTAAAGGGCATTCCGTGCAGATTTACTGCGAAAGTTGGCCGGTTTTGCCGATTTTTCACTGGTTAGCCCAGATGGGTTCGGTTAATGCCGAAGCCATGTTTAATACTTTTAATATGGGTATCGGTTTTGTGATCATTGTCCCATCAGATCTGGCTCGATCGACTATTAATCAACTCCAATCCTCTGGGATTAATGCCTACCAAATCGGCGAAGTGATTGCCGGTAAGGGGGAGATTGTTGGGCTTGATTAA
- a CDS encoding NAD-dependent epimerase/dehydratase family protein, whose product MQGTPIPQLLGDQWSGKKVLVTGASGFKGSWLCKALLELGTQVYATIPIHNVRHPHSAYQLFDLMFKSD is encoded by the coding sequence ATGCAAGGAACGCCTATCCCCCAACTATTAGGAGACCAGTGGTCTGGGAAAAAGGTTCTGGTGACTGGAGCTTCGGGATTTAAAGGCAGTTGGTTATGTAAAGCACTTTTGGAGCTTGGCACTCAGGTTTATGCTACTATTCCCATTCACAACGTCAGACACCCCCACTCAGCTTACCAACTTTTCGATCTGATGTTTAAAAGCGATTGA
- a CDS encoding MGH1-like glycoside hydrolase domain-containing protein, whose amino-acid sequence MLTIQDTQKDNSFVAARKQTEEYKRLQEVREQNIPWKKWGPYLSDRQWATVREDYSQDGNAWNYFTHDHARSRAYRWGEDGILGISNERQHLCFAISLWNSKDTILKERFFGLTGSEGNHGEDVKEYYFYLDNNPTHSYMKALYKYPYEFPYDDLVEENQKRRNAKYRGEEHPEYELIDTNCFDEGYFDVVIEYAKKTPEDILIKITVWNRGSEAHPLHILPTLWFRNTWSWLGDAEREKQKPSLQKVANNVATIKAHHSELGDYYLYCQGDTPLLFTENETNNERIFHTPNASKYVKDGINNYVVNQELDKVNPEQKGTKASAHYNLTIKANKPQVIWLRLTDIAPDQLPDANPFGSDFKEVFDKRKEETDAFYQAITPSDFPISDEERQVQRQAFAGMLWNKQFYYYIVQDWLKGDWSYQDRKWHKIYPSDSLPDKAQSDTRKFNSKWTHLHNEDIISMPDKWEYPWYAVWDSAFHAVTFALIDPDFAKEQLCLFLEDWYIHPNGQLPSFEWNFSEGNPPVHAWGAWQVYQIEQDMYGFSDKDFLRKIFHKLNSNFNWWLEVQKIPENNLFSGGFLGLDNISLINRSHFKTDDVKIEQADGTSWMAMFCLNMLRIAIELGSQDPSSEEMEAATKFLKEFLNIANAINDITEKNRTHLWDQKDEFYYDILSIVQENLTLEFPLKYRSLVGLIPLCAIDIFESESQEYQNQIIDAFQSKFSNPNSLSQLFLPGTDFDYLRGKYESFYIADKHNHNNNLEMYLSIVDFDKLQLIVKKLLDKREFLSDYGIRSLSKVHDPNSEFGSPYSIPCFMKDMYGSVLPSRILYEPGEAGNSPVHTGNSNWRGPIWFPVNFLIIDSLYKFHDYIHDCLGDEFKVEFPTGERGRNTLEQVAVEISKRLIRIFLPDESGKRPVYGDNPKLRELFKTHDGQDLILFYEYFHGDTGQGLGASHQTGWTGLVANLIYQVGEYNYLNSAPS is encoded by the coding sequence ATGTTGACAATTCAAGATACCCAAAAAGATAATTCCTTCGTGGCAGCTCGGAAACAAACTGAAGAATACAAACGCTTGCAAGAAGTCCGTGAACAAAATATCCCTTGGAAAAAATGGGGTCCCTATTTAAGCGATCGCCAATGGGCTACTGTCCGAGAAGATTATAGTCAGGATGGTAATGCTTGGAACTATTTTACTCATGATCATGCCCGTTCTCGTGCCTACCGTTGGGGAGAAGATGGAATATTGGGAATTTCTAATGAGCGTCAGCATCTTTGTTTTGCTATTTCTCTTTGGAATAGTAAAGATACTATTCTTAAAGAGCGATTTTTTGGACTAACAGGAAGCGAAGGAAATCATGGAGAAGATGTCAAGGAATATTACTTTTATCTAGATAATAACCCCACTCATTCTTATATGAAGGCATTGTATAAGTATCCTTATGAATTTCCTTATGATGATCTCGTTGAAGAGAATCAAAAACGAAGAAATGCTAAGTATAGAGGAGAAGAACACCCTGAATATGAGCTAATTGATACTAATTGTTTCGACGAGGGATACTTTGATGTTGTTATTGAATATGCCAAGAAGACTCCTGAAGATATTTTAATTAAAATTACTGTTTGGAATCGAGGCTCTGAAGCTCATCCACTACATATTTTACCTACTCTCTGGTTTCGTAACACTTGGTCTTGGTTGGGAGATGCAGAAAGGGAAAAACAAAAACCAAGTTTGCAGAAAGTTGCCAATAATGTAGCTACTATTAAAGCCCATCATAGCGAGTTAGGTGATTATTATCTCTATTGTCAAGGAGATACTCCTCTGTTATTTACTGAAAATGAAACTAACAACGAACGCATTTTCCATACTCCTAATGCGAGTAAATATGTTAAGGACGGAATCAACAATTATGTAGTTAATCAAGAGCTAGATAAAGTCAACCCTGAACAGAAAGGGACAAAAGCATCCGCTCACTATAACCTCACTATTAAAGCTAATAAACCTCAAGTGATATGGTTGCGCTTGACAGATATTGCGCCAGATCAACTACCTGATGCTAATCCTTTTGGAAGTGATTTTAAGGAGGTTTTTGACAAGCGCAAAGAAGAAACTGACGCATTTTATCAAGCTATTACTCCTTCAGATTTTCCAATTTCAGATGAGGAACGACAAGTTCAAAGACAGGCATTTGCAGGAATGCTATGGAACAAGCAGTTTTATTACTATATAGTTCAAGATTGGCTCAAAGGAGATTGGTCATATCAAGACAGAAAGTGGCATAAAATATACCCCTCAGATAGCCTACCAGATAAAGCACAATCCGACACTAGAAAATTTAACTCCAAATGGACTCATCTACATAATGAAGACATAATTTCTATGCCAGATAAATGGGAATATCCTTGGTATGCTGTCTGGGATTCAGCTTTTCATGCTGTTACTTTTGCTTTAATAGACCCAGATTTTGCTAAAGAACAATTGTGTCTATTTTTAGAAGACTGGTATATCCATCCTAATGGACAGTTACCATCTTTTGAATGGAACTTTAGTGAAGGTAATCCACCTGTTCACGCTTGGGGAGCTTGGCAAGTTTATCAAATTGAGCAAGATATGTATGGTTTTTCGGACAAAGATTTCCTAAGAAAAATATTTCACAAGCTGAATAGTAACTTTAATTGGTGGTTAGAAGTTCAAAAAATACCTGAAAATAATCTTTTTAGTGGAGGCTTTTTAGGACTAGATAATATCAGTCTCATAAATCGCAGTCACTTTAAAACTGATGATGTAAAAATTGAACAAGCAGATGGAACAAGCTGGATGGCTATGTTCTGCTTAAATATGCTGAGAATTGCCATAGAGTTAGGAAGTCAAGACCCATCTAGCGAAGAGATGGAAGCTGCAACCAAGTTCCTCAAAGAATTCCTTAATATCGCCAATGCTATCAATGATATTACTGAAAAAAATAGAACGCATTTGTGGGATCAGAAGGATGAATTCTATTACGATATACTCAGTATTGTTCAGGAAAATTTGACCCTAGAGTTTCCCTTGAAGTATCGTTCATTAGTCGGTTTAATTCCCCTATGTGCGATTGATATTTTTGAATCCGAAAGTCAGGAATATCAAAACCAGATAATCGATGCTTTTCAATCTAAGTTCTCTAACCCTAATTCATTGTCCCAATTGTTCTTGCCAGGAACCGACTTTGATTACTTGAGAGGAAAATATGAAAGTTTCTACATCGCAGACAAGCACAATCATAATAATAACCTAGAAATGTATTTGTCAATTGTTGACTTTGATAAGTTGCAATTAATCGTCAAAAAGCTACTGGATAAACGGGAGTTTTTGAGCGACTATGGTATTCGCAGTCTTTCAAAAGTTCACGATCCTAATTCTGAGTTTGGTTCGCCTTACTCGATTCCTTGCTTCATGAAAGATATGTATGGCAGTGTTTTACCTTCCAGAATTCTCTACGAACCGGGAGAAGCAGGTAACTCTCCTGTACATACAGGTAATTCTAATTGGCGCGGTCCAATATGGTTTCCTGTGAATTTTCTAATCATTGATTCGCTTTATAAGTTTCATGATTACATTCATGACTGTCTAGGAGATGAGTTTAAAGTGGAGTTTCCCACTGGAGAACGTGGAAGAAATACTCTTGAACAAGTAGCGGTAGAAATATCCAAACGCTTAATACGTATTTTCCTGCCTGATGAGTCAGGGAAACGACCAGTTTATGGAGATAACCCAAAACTTCGTGAGCTTTTCA